Proteins found in one Labrenzia sp. VG12 genomic segment:
- a CDS encoding murein hydrolase activator EnvC, with product MSGLVLSMLLPATPVLASESVDETTVEKPAVAPEVSAALERKKAREQELAALSRDIDVSTDRQAAIAREIRALDRDRETLNAKIIGTSDTIRGLETRLSDTERRLRALGENEDAVRLSLIARRDILAEVLAALQRIGKRPPPALAVRPSDALSAVRSAILLNAVMPELKVETEALAADLEELHRLKAVIAEEKNRLRGGAMRLAEEKSRLELLLSAKRQEHQKSVRVLREEKERAAELANKAGSLQELIASLEQEIESAREAAEKSRQAALDAKRQGKRSFDPFSDPGRLAPAVPFQETRGKLPQPVSGTLLKDFGQEDDFGGVTEGQSIATRPGSNVTAPADGWVVYSGPFRSFGQLLILNTGDGYHVLLAGMDRIDAELGQFVLTGEPVGVMGATQWASASTFGLGSTQPILYVEFRKDGRAIDPTPWWERTEEEKARG from the coding sequence TTGAGCGGCCTTGTTCTGAGCATGCTTTTGCCGGCGACGCCGGTCCTTGCTTCCGAAAGCGTGGATGAGACGACAGTCGAGAAGCCTGCGGTTGCTCCTGAAGTCAGCGCTGCCCTGGAGCGCAAGAAGGCGCGTGAACAGGAATTGGCAGCCCTCTCACGCGATATTGATGTATCGACGGACCGGCAGGCGGCAATTGCCCGCGAGATCCGGGCGCTCGACAGGGATCGCGAAACGCTCAACGCCAAGATCATCGGCACGTCCGACACGATCAGGGGGCTGGAAACCAGGCTGAGCGACACCGAGCGGCGCCTGCGCGCGCTTGGCGAAAACGAGGATGCGGTCCGGCTGTCGCTGATTGCGCGGCGGGACATCCTGGCCGAGGTGCTGGCGGCGCTACAGCGGATCGGCAAGCGGCCGCCACCGGCGCTGGCCGTGCGTCCGAGCGATGCCCTTTCAGCGGTCCGCAGTGCGATTCTGTTGAACGCCGTGATGCCGGAACTGAAGGTCGAGACGGAGGCGCTGGCAGCCGATCTGGAGGAACTTCACCGCCTGAAAGCGGTGATAGCGGAGGAAAAGAACCGTCTGCGCGGTGGTGCCATGCGATTGGCTGAGGAAAAGTCGCGGCTGGAGCTTCTGCTCAGCGCCAAAAGGCAGGAACATCAGAAGTCGGTTCGAGTCCTGAGAGAGGAAAAGGAACGCGCGGCTGAACTTGCGAACAAGGCGGGATCGCTGCAGGAACTGATCGCGAGCCTCGAGCAGGAAATCGAGAGCGCGCGCGAAGCAGCGGAAAAATCCCGCCAGGCGGCCCTGGACGCGAAACGGCAAGGCAAACGCAGTTTCGATCCGTTCAGCGATCCGGGCCGGCTCGCACCGGCGGTGCCGTTCCAGGAAACGCGCGGAAAATTGCCGCAGCCCGTGTCTGGCACCCTGTTGAAGGATTTCGGCCAGGAAGATGATTTTGGCGGTGTGACGGAAGGTCAATCTATTGCCACAAGGCCGGGCTCTAATGTCACGGCGCCGGCTGACGGCTGGGTGGTTTATTCAGGACCTTTCCGTTCTTTCGGTCAGCTCTTGATCCTGAACACGGGCGACGGCTACCATGTGCTCCTGGCCGGCATGGATCGGATCGATGCGGAATTGGGGCAGTTTGTTTTGACCGGGGAACCGGTTGGTGTGATGGGCGCGACCCAATGGGCGAGCGCTTCGACATTCGGCTTGGGCTCGACCCAACCGATCCTATATGTTGAATTTCGGAAGGACGGCCGTGCGATCGATCCCACGCCTTGGTGGGAACGCACAGAAGAAGAAAAGGCTCGCGGATGA
- the rsfS gene encoding ribosome silencing factor: MSTPMTASVSADLAADLLDTVLSSLDDSKAEDLVTLDIAGKSSLADHMVIASGRSHRHVGAIADHLLKDLKAAGAGKATVEGLNTCDWVLIDAGDVIIHIFRPEVRGFYNLEKMWAPETDDAPQFIG; the protein is encoded by the coding sequence ATGTCCACTCCTATGACGGCTTCCGTAAGCGCAGATCTTGCGGCAGACCTCCTCGATACGGTCCTCTCCAGTCTTGACGACTCGAAAGCCGAGGACCTGGTAACTCTCGACATCGCAGGCAAGAGTTCGCTGGCCGATCACATGGTGATCGCGTCCGGGCGCTCCCATCGTCATGTGGGCGCAATTGCGGATCACTTGCTGAAGGACCTGAAAGCGGCCGGCGCCGGCAAGGCAACGGTTGAGGGCCTGAACACCTGTGATTGGGTACTGATCGACGCTGGCGATGTGATCATTCACATTTTCCGTCCTGAAGTCCGCGGCTTCTACAATCTGGAAAAGATGTGGGCGCCCGAGACGGACGACGCGCCGCAGTTTATCGGCTGA
- a CDS encoding GNAT family N-acetyltransferase produces MAPTLETERLVLRPMNMEDWPDYWQLMRSERSRFMGGPLSEFAAWGMFCHDVAQWSLMGHGALMMDHRETGRCLGQVGINHGPLFPEHELGWYVYEHAEGRGYAFEAAKAFRDWAADTRKLPALVSYMDPDNIRSARLAERLGAVIDPGAPRTDPRDLVYRHFGP; encoded by the coding sequence TTGGCACCGACCCTGGAAACCGAGCGCCTCGTCCTGCGCCCCATGAACATGGAAGACTGGCCGGACTACTGGCAGTTGATGCGGTCCGAGCGGTCCCGCTTCATGGGCGGGCCGCTCTCCGAATTTGCGGCCTGGGGCATGTTCTGTCACGACGTGGCGCAATGGTCGCTGATGGGTCATGGCGCCTTGATGATGGACCACCGGGAGACAGGGCGCTGTCTCGGCCAGGTCGGCATCAATCACGGGCCGCTTTTTCCCGAGCATGAGCTCGGCTGGTATGTCTATGAGCATGCCGAAGGACGGGGCTACGCGTTCGAGGCGGCAAAGGCCTTTCGGGACTGGGCGGCCGACACGCGAAAACTGCCGGCGCTGGTGAGCTACATGGATCCTGACAACATCCGGTCGGCGCGGCTTGCGGAACGACTGGGGGCTGTAATTGACCCGGGCGCTCCAAGGACGGATCCGCGCGACCTTGTCTACCGTCATTTCGGCCCCTGA
- a CDS encoding divergent polysaccharide deacetylase family protein → MSSEDLTAPLGMGKRRLVRLPFGLIGVGILSVIFTTTLIWIAVVDDPLGGEPVAVLPLDAVVEGVTSQDIEVVEIRPGIGDDLGPNLRPESAKDLMGPRYDMILRPDGLGPEAPVTSLSINPDSRVSERSDYGFLPKVSEAGVRPLDAYSRPVVNEFKSIPKIAVVITGLGLSETGTQNAISSLPPEVTFALAPYGEDLDLWMQQARTKGHELLLQLPLEPFDFPDNDPGPHTLLVSLRPAEMLDRLAYLLTRVTNYVGTIPEMGARFTSTKPSVEYLFEKLKSRGLMFVDNGTSSRSIAAQMATDKRLPFSGVDVVLDEVPRDDNIDAKLLQLEGIARSRGIAVAAGSALPVTVRQLQEWVQDLEERGLQLVPISATIDR, encoded by the coding sequence ATGTCGAGCGAAGATCTCACAGCTCCCCTAGGTATGGGCAAACGGCGGCTCGTCAGGCTGCCGTTCGGTCTGATCGGCGTCGGCATCTTGAGCGTCATCTTCACGACAACGCTGATCTGGATCGCGGTCGTGGATGACCCGTTGGGCGGAGAACCGGTAGCCGTCCTGCCTCTGGATGCCGTTGTGGAAGGCGTCACGTCCCAGGACATTGAAGTCGTCGAAATCCGTCCGGGTATTGGCGACGATCTCGGCCCCAATCTGCGTCCGGAAAGTGCCAAGGACCTGATGGGTCCGCGTTATGACATGATCCTGCGGCCGGACGGTCTGGGCCCCGAGGCACCCGTCACCAGCCTGTCGATCAATCCGGACAGCCGTGTCAGCGAACGGTCCGATTATGGCTTCCTGCCCAAGGTGAGCGAGGCAGGCGTGCGCCCGCTGGATGCCTATTCCCGCCCGGTCGTGAACGAGTTCAAGTCGATCCCGAAAATTGCCGTCGTCATCACCGGGCTGGGCCTCAGCGAGACCGGCACCCAGAACGCCATCTCCAGCCTGCCACCGGAAGTTACTTTCGCGCTGGCGCCCTATGGCGAAGACCTGGATCTGTGGATGCAGCAGGCCCGCACCAAGGGCCACGAACTGTTGCTGCAGCTGCCGCTCGAACCTTTTGATTTTCCGGACAACGACCCGGGGCCACACACACTTCTGGTCAGTCTCAGGCCCGCGGAAATGCTCGACCGGCTGGCTTATCTCCTGACACGCGTGACCAACTACGTCGGCACGATTCCTGAAATGGGCGCGCGGTTCACGTCGACCAAGCCGTCCGTGGAGTATCTCTTCGAGAAGCTGAAGTCCCGTGGCCTGATGTTTGTCGACAACGGCACGTCGTCGCGGTCCATCGCGGCCCAGATGGCCACGGACAAGCGCCTGCCGTTCAGCGGTGTGGATGTGGTTTTGGACGAGGTACCAAGGGACGACAATATCGACGCCAAGCTGTTGCAGCTGGAAGGCATCGCCCGGTCTCGCGGGATTGCCGTGGCCGCCGGTTCGGCACTTCCCGTGACTGTACGCCAGCTGCAGGAATGGGTACAGGATCTGGAAGAGCGCGGTCTCCAGCTGGTGCCGATCAGCGCCACCATCGACCGGTAG
- a CDS encoding RNA pyrophosphohydrolase, whose amino-acid sequence MTKLELGPGFPVPSEGLPYRPCVGIMLINRDGLVWIGSRDDGGSSSNYEYSWQMPQGGIDKGEAPEPAARRELYEETSISSVTLLEEAPEWFAYDYPPDVVKKSRKGKHRGQAQRWIAYRFDGSDDEINILTPPDGHSAEFSQWRWEEANRLPELIVPFKRPVYERVIAAFSHLTA is encoded by the coding sequence GTGACGAAGCTTGAACTCGGACCGGGATTTCCGGTCCCTTCTGAGGGGCTTCCCTATCGCCCGTGTGTCGGCATCATGCTGATCAACAGGGACGGTCTGGTCTGGATCGGCAGCCGCGACGATGGTGGCAGTTCCTCGAATTACGAATACAGCTGGCAGATGCCGCAGGGCGGCATCGACAAGGGCGAGGCTCCAGAGCCCGCGGCTCGAAGGGAACTTTACGAGGAAACCTCGATCAGCTCCGTGACCCTGCTGGAAGAGGCGCCTGAGTGGTTCGCCTACGACTATCCGCCCGATGTCGTCAAAAAATCGCGCAAGGGCAAGCACCGGGGACAGGCGCAGCGCTGGATCGCCTATCGATTCGACGGGTCCGACGACGAAATCAACATCCTGACACCGCCGGACGGCCATTCGGCGGAATTCTCGCAGTGGCGCTGGGAAGAGGCAAACCGGCTGCCGGAGCTGATCGTTCCGTTCAAACGGCCGGTCTATGAGCGGGTGATTGCCGCCTTTTCACACCTGACGGCCTGA
- the rlmH gene encoding 23S rRNA (pseudouridine(1915)-N(3))-methyltransferase RlmH, whose translation MRFTLFCIGKMKAGADKELFDRYLDRARKTGRGLGVTEVALQETPESRAQRPDDRKADEARTLLQGLGTGARLVVLDENGKNLTSPAFTQKLEAWKDEGVPEVVFAIGGADGHGQEALARADLKLALGAMTWPHQIARILLAEQIYRAMTIQSGHPYHRV comes from the coding sequence ATGCGCTTCACGCTTTTCTGCATTGGCAAGATGAAGGCCGGTGCGGACAAAGAACTTTTCGACCGCTATCTGGACCGTGCGCGAAAGACCGGACGCGGGCTGGGTGTCACAGAGGTCGCTCTTCAGGAAACACCGGAAAGCCGCGCGCAGCGGCCGGACGACCGCAAGGCGGACGAAGCCAGGACCCTGCTTCAGGGGCTGGGCACCGGCGCGCGTCTGGTGGTCCTGGATGAAAACGGCAAGAACCTGACCAGCCCGGCCTTCACTCAGAAACTGGAAGCCTGGAAAGATGAAGGAGTTCCGGAGGTCGTGTTTGCGATCGGCGGAGCCGATGGCCATGGCCAGGAAGCCCTTGCCAGGGCGGATCTGAAACTGGCGCTTGGCGCCATGACCTGGCCGCACCAGATCGCGCGCATTCTCCTGGCGGAGCAGATCTACCGGGCGATGACCATTCAATCCGGCCACCCCTATCACCGGGTGTGA
- a CDS encoding nicotinate-nucleotide adenylyltransferase: protein MSPLSLGAELDRDWLKLPHAEAGNRIGIFGGSFNPPHSGHRLVAATVLKRLGLDQVWWLVTPGNPLKSHSDLAPLERRLRLTSDLADHPRMKVTAFEQVLGTPYTARTLVALQAMRPAVRFVWVMGADNLAGFHYWQDWRDIVGSVPIAIVDRPGASLSVLSSPMAKAYEKYRLPEEDAALLPNMQAPIWTFLHTPLDQTSSTDLRRGAPK, encoded by the coding sequence ATGAGCCCGCTTAGTCTGGGGGCGGAGCTTGACAGGGACTGGCTGAAACTGCCGCATGCCGAAGCGGGCAACCGCATCGGCATCTTTGGCGGTTCGTTCAATCCGCCGCATTCGGGGCACAGGCTGGTCGCCGCGACCGTGTTGAAGCGGCTGGGGCTCGATCAGGTCTGGTGGCTGGTGACGCCGGGCAATCCGCTGAAGAGCCATTCCGACCTGGCGCCCCTGGAAAGGCGCCTGCGTCTGACCAGCGACCTGGCGGACCACCCGCGCATGAAGGTCACCGCCTTCGAGCAGGTTCTGGGCACGCCCTATACCGCAAGGACACTGGTGGCCCTGCAGGCGATGCGTCCGGCCGTGCGATTCGTTTGGGTCATGGGTGCTGACAATTTAGCCGGCTTTCATTATTGGCAGGATTGGCGCGACATCGTCGGTTCGGTGCCGATTGCGATTGTCGACCGCCCCGGGGCCTCCTTGTCCGTGTTGTCGTCTCCAATGGCAAAAGCTTATGAAAAATATAGGCTTCCGGAGGAAGACGCGGCATTGCTGCCGAATATGCAGGCACCGATATGGACGTTTTTGCATACACCGCTCGACCAGACGTCATCGACGGACCTGCGGCGCGGCGCACCAAAATGA
- a CDS encoding S41 family peptidase: MIRKTSLLLVGALMGAAAVTTLSQMPLNVSGAANAAATDTYRQLNLFGDVFERVRSDYVEVPDDAQLIESAINGMLTSLDPHSSYMSPKSFRDMQVQTRGEFGGLGIEVTMEEGLVKVVSPIDDTPAAKAGVLAGDLITYIDGEQVQGLTLNEAVEKMRGPVNTDIVVTVRRKGRAEPFDITITRDIIRIRSVRWREEDDVGYVRVTQFNEQTFDGLKKGIEEMSEKIGDDKLKGFIVDLRNNPGGLLDQAIAVSDAFLDRGEIVSTRGREADETQRYNARAGDLTDGKPVIILVNGGSASASEIVAGALQDHRRATILGTRSFGKGSVQTIIPLGANGAIRLTTARYYTPSGTSIQAKGIVPDIEALQDLPEELVGRVDTKGEAGLRGHLEADGEEQSGSQAYVPSDPDEDTQLKLALDLLRGVQVNSAFPPVSDSAAVKN, from the coding sequence ATGATACGGAAAACTTCCTTGCTGCTGGTGGGTGCCCTGATGGGAGCGGCAGCGGTTACGACACTGTCCCAGATGCCGCTCAATGTTTCGGGAGCCGCCAACGCCGCGGCCACCGACACGTACCGGCAACTGAACCTCTTCGGCGACGTGTTCGAGCGGGTCCGCTCCGACTATGTGGAAGTGCCGGACGATGCTCAGCTGATCGAAAGCGCCATCAACGGCATGCTGACCTCGCTGGATCCCCATTCCAGCTACATGTCCCCGAAAAGCTTCCGCGACATGCAGGTGCAGACCCGCGGTGAGTTCGGCGGCCTCGGCATCGAGGTCACCATGGAAGAAGGCCTCGTCAAGGTCGTGTCTCCGATCGATGACACGCCGGCAGCCAAGGCCGGTGTCCTGGCGGGCGACCTGATCACCTATATCGACGGCGAGCAGGTTCAGGGCCTCACCCTGAACGAAGCGGTTGAAAAGATGCGTGGCCCGGTCAACACCGACATTGTCGTGACCGTGCGCCGCAAGGGCCGTGCCGAGCCGTTCGACATCACCATCACCCGCGACATCATTCGCATCCGGTCCGTGCGCTGGCGCGAAGAGGACGATGTCGGCTATGTCCGCGTCACCCAGTTCAACGAACAGACTTTCGATGGCCTCAAGAAGGGCATTGAGGAAATGTCGGAGAAGATTGGCGACGACAAGCTGAAGGGCTTCATTGTCGATTTGCGCAACAACCCGGGCGGTCTGCTCGACCAGGCGATTGCCGTTTCCGATGCCTTCCTGGACCGCGGCGAGATCGTCTCGACCCGTGGTCGTGAAGCCGACGAGACCCAGCGCTACAATGCCCGTGCGGGCGATTTGACCGATGGCAAGCCGGTCATCATCTTGGTGAACGGCGGATCGGCCTCTGCGTCCGAGATCGTTGCCGGCGCCCTGCAGGACCACCGCCGCGCAACCATCCTGGGCACACGGTCCTTCGGCAAGGGCTCCGTTCAGACGATTATCCCGCTGGGTGCAAACGGTGCCATCCGCCTGACCACGGCGCGGTATTACACACCGTCGGGAACCTCCATCCAGGCCAAGGGCATCGTCCCGGACATCGAGGCGCTGCAGGATCTTCCTGAAGAGCTGGTCGGCCGCGTCGACACCAAGGGCGAAGCGGGCCTGCGTGGCCACCTTGAAGCTGATGGCGAAGAGCAGTCCGGCAGCCAGGCCTATGTGCCGTCCGACCCGGACGAGGACACCCAGCTCAAGCTCGCGCTCGATCTTCTCCGCGGCGTACAGGTCAACAGTGCCTTCCCGCCTGTCTCCGACAGCGCTGCCGTCAAGAACTGA